A region of Pontiella agarivorans DNA encodes the following proteins:
- a CDS encoding glycosyltransferase: MKASIVIPVYNEQENLPELIRRSIIACDDMYIPYEIILVDDGSRDDSALMISEAAETFGGKVVGVLLNRNYGQHAAVMAGFAQAQGELIITLDADLQNPPEEIPNVVKKMLEGYDVVGTVRQNRQDSFFRTLPSRMVNKMVQKTTGVLMHDYGCMLRGYTREIVKTMLQCRERSTFIPVLANTFAHRVTEIPVGHSERADGDSKYSFWKLINLQFDLLTSITTFPLRVLSVIGGMISAFGIGLGTLILVLRLLHGPAWAAEGVFTLFAILFVFVGAQFIGLGLLGEYIGRIYHDVRDRPRYFVRTVVGRENHSSPKEQYV; encoded by the coding sequence ATGAAAGCATCCATCGTCATCCCCGTCTACAACGAGCAGGAAAACCTGCCCGAACTGATCCGCCGCAGCATCATCGCGTGCGACGACATGTATATTCCCTATGAAATCATTCTGGTCGATGACGGAAGCCGCGATGACTCCGCCCTGATGATTAGCGAAGCCGCCGAAACATTCGGAGGCAAAGTAGTGGGCGTGCTGCTCAACCGCAACTATGGCCAGCATGCCGCCGTCATGGCCGGCTTCGCCCAGGCCCAGGGAGAGTTGATCATCACCCTGGATGCCGACCTGCAGAATCCGCCGGAGGAAATCCCCAACGTCGTCAAAAAGATGCTAGAGGGCTATGACGTGGTCGGCACGGTCCGGCAAAACCGGCAGGACTCCTTTTTCCGCACGCTGCCGTCCCGCATGGTCAACAAAATGGTACAGAAAACAACCGGCGTGCTGATGCACGACTACGGATGCATGCTTCGCGGCTACACCCGTGAAATCGTGAAAACTATGCTCCAGTGCCGCGAACGAAGCACCTTTATTCCCGTACTCGCTAACACTTTCGCCCACAGGGTCACGGAGATACCGGTGGGTCACAGCGAGCGTGCCGACGGCGATTCGAAGTACAGTTTCTGGAAGCTGATCAATCTCCAGTTCGATCTGCTCACCAGCATTACCACCTTCCCGTTGCGCGTATTGAGTGTGATCGGCGGTATGATCTCTGCCTTTGGAATCGGACTGGGCACCCTAATCCTTGTCCTGCGTCTCTTGCATGGACCGGCCTGGGCGGCCGAAGGCGTGTTCACCCTCTTTGCCATCCTGTTCGTCTTTGTCGGGGCGCAGTTCATTGGTCTCGGCCTGCTCGGCGAATACATCGGCCGCATCTACCACGATGTCCGCGACCGTCCCCGCTATTTTGTCCGCACCGTTGTCGGTCGCGAAAATCATTCATCCCCAAAGGAACAATACGTATGA
- the pnpS gene encoding two-component system histidine kinase PnpS: MKKKHLFWLLLPSYWILIAGAILVVALYAFHSMQNLYFQALEKDILTRATLLSEQIKDFHLQDETAQIDALCKTVGSSSQTRFTIVLPDGKVVGDSNKKVQEIEPHDDRPEIRMALAGDPGMDTRFSRTVRQDMMYIAVPLKNENQETLCAVRAALPMTDIEKELDAMTVRVLVVSVLAGILAMVVCVIMVRRITYPLRGMGQAARRFAAGDFIQRVPRQQALELDELAESLNTMSEQLDKTLTTLNEQRNEQNAVLSSMDEGVLAIDKKERIIHMNRVAGEILGVDHHKVKREIVQQVIRYANLQEFIKALLGSQRAISRDMALIGDVEKQIQVRGTVLWDAENAAIGALVVLRDVTQLRHLETVRSDFVANVSHELKTPITSIKGFVETLLSDDWNHEPNILRFLEIISQQAGRLNNIIDDLLTLSRLEQKEGHVMTEPAKLQSVIETAIYLCQLQAGKKQIKIDCICPEDLELEINAPLLEQALVNLIINAVKYSEENKKVLVLAEKKESVVSIYVKDEGFGIERKHLERLFERFYRVDTARSRKLGGTGLGLSIVKHIVQAHDGTIRVESKLGSGSTFTIDLPIPKEH, encoded by the coding sequence ATGAAAAAAAAACATCTGTTCTGGCTGCTGCTGCCCTCGTACTGGATATTGATAGCGGGTGCCATTCTTGTGGTGGCCCTGTATGCCTTCCACTCCATGCAGAATCTTTATTTCCAGGCCCTGGAAAAAGATATTCTCACCCGGGCCACCTTGCTTTCCGAACAGATTAAAGATTTTCATCTGCAGGATGAAACGGCTCAGATCGATGCCCTCTGTAAAACGGTCGGTTCTTCCTCACAGACCCGTTTCACGATTGTGCTGCCCGACGGGAAGGTCGTCGGCGATTCCAATAAAAAGGTGCAGGAAATCGAACCGCATGATGACCGGCCGGAAATCCGCATGGCCCTGGCCGGTGATCCCGGAATGGATACCCGCTTCAGCCGTACGGTCAGGCAGGACATGATGTATATTGCCGTTCCGCTGAAAAATGAAAATCAGGAAACCCTCTGCGCCGTACGCGCGGCGCTCCCGATGACCGATATCGAAAAAGAACTGGATGCCATGACCGTTCGTGTTCTGGTGGTTTCGGTTCTGGCCGGTATTCTGGCCATGGTGGTCTGCGTGATCATGGTTCGCCGCATCACCTATCCGCTCCGCGGCATGGGCCAGGCCGCCCGGCGCTTTGCCGCTGGCGATTTCATCCAGCGCGTGCCTCGCCAGCAGGCGCTTGAACTCGATGAGTTGGCGGAATCACTCAACACCATGTCGGAACAGCTGGATAAAACGCTCACTACACTGAACGAGCAGCGAAATGAACAGAATGCGGTATTATCCTCTATGGATGAAGGCGTTCTGGCCATTGATAAAAAAGAACGCATCATCCATATGAACCGGGTCGCCGGCGAAATTCTGGGCGTGGATCATCATAAAGTGAAACGGGAAATTGTTCAGCAGGTGATCCGATATGCCAATCTTCAGGAATTCATTAAGGCTTTGCTGGGCTCACAGCGTGCAATCAGCCGGGATATGGCCCTGATCGGTGATGTGGAGAAACAGATTCAGGTCCGCGGAACCGTACTCTGGGATGCCGAGAACGCCGCCATCGGGGCTTTGGTGGTTCTGCGCGATGTTACTCAACTGCGTCACCTCGAGACGGTGCGGTCCGACTTTGTGGCCAATGTATCGCACGAACTCAAAACCCCGATCACCTCGATTAAAGGTTTTGTGGAAACGCTGCTTTCCGATGACTGGAACCACGAACCCAATATTCTCCGCTTCCTCGAAATTATCAGTCAGCAGGCCGGGCGTCTGAATAATATCATCGATGACCTGCTCACACTCTCCCGCCTCGAGCAGAAAGAAGGCCATGTGATGACGGAGCCCGCAAAGCTTCAAAGTGTCATTGAAACCGCAATCTATCTCTGCCAGCTGCAGGCCGGGAAAAAGCAGATAAAAATCGACTGTATCTGCCCGGAGGACCTCGAACTTGAAATCAACGCTCCTCTGCTGGAGCAGGCACTGGTGAATCTGATCATCAATGCGGTAAAGTATTCCGAAGAAAACAAAAAAGTGCTGGTGCTGGCAGAAAAAAAGGAAAGCGTTGTCAGCATCTATGTTAAAGACGAAGGTTTCGGGATTGAACGCAAACACCTCGAACGCCTCTTTGAACGTTTTTACCGCGTCGACACTGCCCGCAGCCGTAAACTGGGCGGAACCGGGCTCGGCCTTTCCATCGTGAAACATATTGTGCAGGCACACGACGGCACCATCCGGGTTGAAAGCAAACTCGGTTCCGGCAGCACCTTCACCATTGACCTTCCGATTCCTAAAGAGCACTGA
- a CDS encoding aminotransferase class I/II-fold pyridoxal phosphate-dependent enzyme has product MRTSFLPFSTPSVSDEEIFAVADVLRSGWITTGPNCAKFEAAFASYCGAEGAVAVASATGGMHCVLQALEVGAGDEVITPSMTWVSTVNLICLLGATPVFADIDRDTLMVSRATVEPLITEKTKVIIPVHYAGAPVDMDPIRELATEHGIALIEDAAHAAGTEYKGERIGKKGTCIFSFHPIKNMTTAEGGMVCSDNSELLDKVKSLKFHGLGVDAFDRQIKGRTPQAQVIQPGYKYNLTDISAVLGLGQLERLDAFNTRRTELVTRYHEKLADLPEIQPLKFPAYPHTHAWHLFIVRLDIYKAGLERDAFMAALKEQNIGTGLHFRAVHLQKYYTETFGCHPGMLPETEWNSDRICSLPLCPSMQDSDVDDVVAAIKTVLKKG; this is encoded by the coding sequence ATGCGCACCTCATTTCTTCCTTTTTCCACACCGTCCGTTTCCGATGAGGAGATTTTCGCCGTGGCCGATGTGCTCCGCTCCGGATGGATTACCACCGGCCCGAACTGCGCAAAATTCGAAGCCGCTTTTGCATCCTACTGCGGCGCTGAAGGCGCGGTCGCCGTAGCCTCGGCCACCGGCGGTATGCACTGCGTACTCCAGGCTCTTGAAGTCGGAGCGGGCGATGAAGTCATCACGCCGTCCATGACGTGGGTCTCCACCGTCAACCTGATCTGCCTGCTCGGAGCCACGCCCGTCTTTGCCGACATTGATCGGGATACGCTCATGGTTTCCCGCGCAACCGTTGAGCCGTTGATCACCGAAAAAACAAAAGTCATCATTCCGGTCCACTATGCCGGGGCCCCAGTCGATATGGACCCGATCCGCGAACTGGCCACAGAACACGGTATTGCCTTGATCGAAGATGCCGCCCATGCGGCCGGCACCGAATACAAAGGCGAGCGCATCGGCAAAAAAGGCACCTGCATCTTTTCCTTCCATCCCATCAAAAACATGACGACGGCAGAAGGCGGCATGGTTTGTTCCGATAACTCCGAACTGCTGGATAAAGTAAAATCACTCAAGTTCCATGGCCTCGGCGTCGACGCCTTTGATCGCCAGATTAAGGGGCGGACCCCGCAGGCGCAGGTGATCCAACCAGGCTATAAATATAACCTGACTGACATCTCTGCCGTGCTCGGCCTCGGTCAACTCGAACGGTTGGACGCCTTTAACACTCGGCGCACGGAACTGGTCACCCGCTACCACGAAAAACTGGCTGACCTTCCCGAAATCCAACCCTTGAAATTTCCCGCCTACCCCCATACGCACGCCTGGCACCTGTTCATCGTCCGGCTCGACATCTACAAGGCCGGGCTGGAACGCGATGCCTTCATGGCCGCGCTCAAGGAGCAGAACATTGGAACCGGCCTCCACTTCCGCGCCGTCCACTTGCAGAAATACTACACTGAAACCTTCGGATGCCACCCCGGTATGCTGCCGGAAACAGAATGGAATTCCGACCGCATCTGTTCCCTGCCGCTCTGTCCGTCTATGCAGGACTCGGATGTGGATGACGTCGTGGCTGCCATCAAAACCGTACTGAAAAAAGGCTGA
- the arnA gene encoding bifunctional UDP-4-amino-4-deoxy-L-arabinose formyltransferase/UDP-glucuronic acid oxidase ArnA: protein MKTVVLAYHSIGCEGIEALRESGYEIAAVFTHVDNPNENTWFDSVAEKAAGLGVPVYAPEDINHPLIVQKIRDLRPEVIFSFYYRDLVKQEILYIPPKGCINLHGSLLPAYRGRCPVNWVLANGETETGVTLHYMTLKPDDGDIIAQNRIAIDDNDTAKTLFGKLGNSARDLLLETLPKIKDGTADRTPQDHSKSSYFGGRKPADGEINWEMGAVQIRNLIRAVTRPYPGAFSFIGDRKFYFWKASVEPRVSAAVPGTILSADPLVIVCGDSALWIESGQMEGGVLEGGSQLAADAHLLPNMKFGPNPKIRHEQTRRKSVLILGVNGFIGSHLSDRLLADGKYEVYGLDLRNTYIEHLMNHPSFHFREGDVSIHNEWIEYHIRKCDIIIPLVAIATPIEYTRNPLKVFELDFEENLRIVRSCVKYKKRILFPSTSEVYGMCPDEQFDEEESPLVLGPINKQRWIYSCIKQMLDRVIWAYGENEGLDFTLFRPFNWIGPRLDTLMSARIGSSRAITQLILNLCQGAPIQLIDGGEQKRCFIDVDEAIEALFRIIENKDGKCSGKIINIGFPDNEASIKEMADILVKQFDAHPLRNKFPPFAGMVKVESGIYYGKGYQDMQRRVPSIANAKRCLDWAPSTGLEDSIAKTLDFFLQQAIELGEFQDEEVMA, encoded by the coding sequence ATGAAAACTGTCGTTCTGGCATACCATTCCATCGGTTGCGAAGGCATCGAAGCCTTACGCGAATCGGGCTATGAAATAGCCGCCGTCTTCACCCACGTCGACAACCCGAATGAAAATACCTGGTTTGATTCCGTGGCCGAAAAAGCGGCCGGACTCGGGGTTCCGGTCTATGCCCCCGAGGACATCAATCATCCACTGATCGTGCAGAAAATCCGTGACCTGCGCCCGGAGGTAATCTTTTCGTTCTACTACCGCGATCTGGTAAAGCAGGAGATTCTGTACATTCCCCCGAAAGGCTGCATCAACCTCCACGGCTCGCTGCTGCCGGCCTACCGCGGGCGATGCCCGGTTAACTGGGTGCTGGCCAACGGTGAAACCGAAACCGGCGTAACCCTGCACTACATGACCCTCAAACCCGACGATGGCGACATTATTGCTCAGAACCGCATTGCGATTGATGACAACGATACTGCAAAAACCCTCTTCGGCAAACTGGGAAACAGCGCCCGCGACCTGCTGCTCGAAACCCTTCCGAAAATCAAGGACGGCACCGCGGACCGCACTCCGCAGGATCATTCCAAATCCTCCTATTTCGGTGGCCGTAAACCGGCCGACGGAGAAATCAACTGGGAAATGGGTGCGGTGCAGATCCGCAACCTCATCCGCGCCGTCACCCGCCCCTACCCCGGAGCCTTCTCCTTCATCGGCGACCGCAAATTCTATTTCTGGAAAGCGTCGGTCGAACCCCGGGTATCCGCCGCCGTACCGGGCACCATCCTCAGTGCCGACCCGCTGGTTATCGTCTGCGGCGACAGTGCCCTATGGATAGAAAGCGGACAGATGGAAGGCGGCGTACTCGAAGGCGGCAGCCAGCTCGCCGCGGATGCCCACCTGCTGCCCAACATGAAGTTCGGACCCAACCCCAAAATCAGACACGAACAGACCCGCCGCAAGAGCGTCCTCATTCTCGGCGTCAACGGGTTCATCGGCAGCCACCTGTCCGACCGCCTGCTGGCCGATGGCAAATACGAGGTCTACGGCCTCGACCTGCGCAACACCTACATCGAACATCTGATGAATCATCCCTCTTTCCACTTCCGCGAAGGTGATGTCTCGATCCACAACGAATGGATCGAATACCACATCCGCAAGTGCGATATCATCATTCCGCTCGTCGCCATTGCCACGCCGATTGAATACACCCGCAATCCGCTGAAAGTATTTGAACTGGATTTCGAAGAAAACCTGCGGATTGTGCGCAGTTGCGTGAAATACAAAAAACGTATTCTCTTCCCGTCCACTTCGGAAGTCTATGGCATGTGCCCCGACGAACAATTCGACGAAGAGGAATCGCCGTTGGTGCTCGGCCCGATCAATAAGCAGCGCTGGATCTATTCGTGCATCAAACAGATGCTCGACCGCGTCATCTGGGCCTACGGAGAAAATGAGGGGCTCGACTTTACCCTCTTTCGTCCCTTCAACTGGATCGGCCCGCGTCTCGACACTCTTATGTCGGCCCGTATCGGCTCCTCGCGCGCCATCACCCAGCTGATCCTTAACCTCTGCCAGGGCGCCCCGATTCAGTTGATCGACGGCGGCGAGCAGAAACGGTGCTTTATCGATGTCGATGAAGCCATCGAAGCGCTGTTCCGGATCATTGAAAACAAAGACGGAAAATGCAGCGGAAAGATCATCAACATCGGCTTCCCCGACAACGAGGCCAGCATCAAGGAGATGGCCGACATTCTGGTGAAACAGTTCGATGCTCATCCCTTGCGGAATAAGTTTCCGCCGTTCGCCGGCATGGTGAAGGTGGAGAGCGGCATCTACTACGGCAAAGGCTATCAGGACATGCAGCGCCGCGTCCCCAGCATTGCCAACGCCAAACGCTGCCTCGACTGGGCTCCCTCCACCGGGCTGGAGGACTCGATTGCCAAAACGCTCGACTTTTTCCTTCAGCAGGCTATTGAACTGGGTGAATTCCAGGATGAAGAGGTGATGGCTTGA
- the arnD gene encoding 4-deoxy-4-formamido-L-arabinose-phosphoundecaprenol deformylase, translated as MKLGLRIDVDTLRGTRLGVPALCDTLAKHGVKGSFFFSVGPDNMGRHLWRLLKPAFLIKMLRSNATSLYGWDILLRGTFFPGPIIGKKCASEIKRSADEGHEIGLHAWDHHAWQAKLDRMSANDIFQHLEKGVKLLTEICGTAPTCSATPGWKTTDEVLLQKERFPFEYNSDCRGSSLFMPTVNGQRLKQPQVPVNIPTYDEIIGRDGITNDNFNEHILSLIKPDQLNVLTIHAEVEGIVCSDLFDDFLTKAAERNIEIVPCGTLFQSLENLPSDAIVQRVLPGREGWIGAQKSVVHK; from the coding sequence TTGAAACTGGGGCTGCGCATAGACGTCGACACGCTGCGCGGCACCCGGCTCGGGGTGCCCGCCCTTTGCGATACGCTGGCAAAGCACGGCGTAAAGGGCTCGTTCTTTTTTTCGGTCGGGCCCGACAACATGGGTCGCCATCTCTGGCGGCTGCTCAAACCCGCCTTCCTCATCAAAATGCTACGCAGCAATGCCACCAGCCTCTACGGCTGGGACATCCTCCTGCGCGGCACCTTTTTCCCCGGACCGATTATCGGAAAAAAGTGCGCGTCCGAAATTAAACGGTCAGCCGACGAAGGCCACGAGATCGGTCTGCATGCGTGGGATCACCACGCGTGGCAGGCGAAGCTCGACCGGATGAGCGCCAACGATATTTTCCAGCATCTGGAAAAAGGGGTAAAGCTGCTGACGGAAATCTGCGGCACGGCGCCGACCTGTTCCGCCACCCCCGGCTGGAAAACCACCGATGAGGTTTTACTGCAGAAAGAGCGTTTCCCGTTCGAATACAACAGCGACTGCCGGGGCTCCTCCCTGTTCATGCCGACCGTGAACGGGCAGCGCCTGAAACAACCGCAGGTCCCCGTCAACATTCCGACCTACGATGAAATCATCGGACGCGACGGCATCACCAACGACAATTTCAACGAGCACATCCTGTCGCTCATCAAACCGGACCAACTCAATGTACTGACGATTCACGCCGAGGTGGAAGGTATCGTCTGTAGCGACCTATTTGACGACTTCCTGACCAAAGCCGCCGAGCGGAATATCGAAATCGTTCCCTGCGGCACTCTGTTCCAATCATTGGAAAATCTGCCCTCCGACGCCATCGTCCAGCGCGTCCTCCCCGGCCGCGAAGGCTGGATCGGCGCACAGAAATCCGTCGTGCATAAGTGA
- a CDS encoding response regulator transcription factor yields the protein MRNIDAMEKIKILVVEDEAPIQELLQFNLERSKYRVKVVDSGEEGLTTAQQFKPDLILLDIMLPGADGLEVCKKLKADPKTERIPIIMLTALCEEADIVTGLELGADDYITKPFSPRVLLARVKAALRRISASKPAANEELINIHNITVDIGRHKVEVDGKDVTLTFTEFKVLQLLAQQPGRVFTRYQIVDAVHGEDYPVTDRSVDVQIVGLRKKLAAAGKYIETVRGIGYRFKEEE from the coding sequence ATGCGAAACATTGACGCCATGGAAAAGATTAAAATTCTGGTTGTTGAGGACGAAGCACCGATTCAGGAACTTTTACAGTTCAATCTGGAGCGCAGCAAATATCGCGTGAAGGTGGTGGATTCCGGAGAAGAAGGTTTAACCACAGCCCAGCAGTTCAAGCCCGACCTGATCCTGCTGGATATCATGCTGCCGGGGGCCGACGGCCTTGAAGTCTGTAAAAAACTCAAAGCCGATCCCAAGACGGAGCGCATTCCGATTATTATGCTGACCGCGCTCTGTGAAGAAGCGGATATCGTGACCGGCCTTGAACTGGGTGCCGATGACTATATCACCAAACCGTTCAGTCCGCGTGTCCTTCTGGCCCGGGTGAAAGCCGCCCTGCGCCGCATATCGGCTTCAAAACCGGCCGCCAATGAAGAGCTGATTAATATCCATAATATCACGGTGGATATCGGCCGCCATAAGGTTGAGGTCGATGGAAAGGACGTGACCCTCACCTTTACCGAATTTAAAGTGCTCCAGCTGCTGGCCCAGCAGCCCGGTCGTGTTTTCACACGTTACCAGATTGTGGATGCCGTTCACGGCGAAGATTATCCGGTCACAGACCGCTCAGTGGATGTCCAGATTGTCGGCCTCCGCAAAAAGCTGGCTGCGGCCGGAAAATATATCGAAACGGTCCGCGGCATCGGATACCGCTTCAAAGAAGAAGAATAG
- a CDS encoding phospholipid carrier-dependent glycosyltransferase, translated as MKQTFIKLLAVFALVYLLPLNFRQLSVPDEMRYGEIAREMLDSGDFIVPRLNGLRYFEKPAGGHALNALAMGIFGETNFAVRLMSALATGLGAFALFLLMKRERGPQMAALGAFLFMTCGEIMGVGTFSVLDSMVTGFITLTLCSLYTALNTTGKKKLALLALTGVFAGCAFLVKGFIALAVPVVVTVPYLLIRRQWKQLFVLPWIPLFTAIAVALPWCLAVAAKETDFWHYFFWEEHIRRFCSKGHAQHENPFWYFIPVFIGGAIPWIFIAPMPLRDLLRRRLREPLVQFALCWLIAPFLFFSASSGKLGTYILPCFAPFSLLLAWALVDRFEEQRKQKSLQVGIILMATIVGVLLVALPIIVGLNAFQLLPPLDTHFGLKVTGLLMGCSAALAFLISAYKSEQGRRKVVRLGISAGILFISAQICAPRDISESLGIQGFLESENDRITAHTVLVANPKTVHAVCYVYKRDDVYLYQGKGELTYGLSYPDSEHRYLATTPELQELIQKRGDRRVALAIRSKPGDPDRAKLPPPNFERQWRKTWFAVYEPLTTDTPEN; from the coding sequence ATGAAACAAACGTTCATAAAACTGCTCGCAGTTTTTGCTCTTGTTTACCTGCTTCCACTGAATTTCCGTCAACTCTCGGTTCCCGATGAAATGCGCTATGGCGAAATTGCCCGCGAAATGCTCGACTCAGGCGACTTCATTGTTCCGCGACTCAATGGCCTGCGTTATTTCGAAAAACCCGCCGGCGGCCATGCGCTCAACGCACTCGCCATGGGAATTTTCGGAGAAACGAATTTTGCCGTTCGGCTGATGTCGGCCTTGGCGACGGGGCTGGGCGCCTTTGCACTGTTTTTACTCATGAAACGCGAACGGGGCCCACAAATGGCTGCGCTCGGAGCGTTCCTTTTTATGACCTGTGGCGAAATTATGGGAGTCGGTACGTTCAGCGTGCTGGACAGTATGGTCACCGGCTTTATTACCTTAACGCTCTGCAGCCTGTATACCGCCCTGAACACCACTGGAAAAAAGAAGCTGGCCCTGCTGGCACTCACCGGAGTTTTTGCGGGGTGCGCCTTTCTGGTGAAAGGCTTCATCGCGCTGGCCGTGCCCGTGGTAGTGACCGTCCCCTACCTGCTGATTCGCCGCCAATGGAAACAGCTGTTTGTACTGCCCTGGATACCGCTGTTTACCGCGATTGCCGTTGCGCTACCGTGGTGCTTGGCGGTGGCCGCAAAAGAAACCGACTTCTGGCACTATTTTTTCTGGGAAGAGCATATTCGTCGATTCTGCTCCAAAGGACATGCGCAACACGAAAATCCCTTCTGGTATTTCATTCCCGTGTTTATCGGGGGAGCCATTCCCTGGATATTCATTGCCCCCATGCCTTTGCGCGACCTGTTGCGGCGCCGCCTTCGCGAACCCCTGGTTCAGTTTGCCCTGTGCTGGCTGATCGCTCCGTTTCTTTTTTTCTCGGCGTCATCCGGAAAACTGGGCACCTATATTTTACCCTGCTTCGCCCCGTTCTCCCTTTTACTGGCCTGGGCGTTGGTTGACCGTTTTGAAGAACAGCGGAAGCAGAAATCACTTCAGGTCGGAATCATCCTGATGGCGACCATCGTCGGAGTGTTGCTGGTTGCGCTGCCGATTATTGTCGGCTTAAATGCTTTTCAGTTGCTCCCCCCGCTCGACACGCACTTCGGCCTAAAAGTGACGGGGTTGCTGATGGGATGTTCTGCGGCATTGGCCTTTCTGATCAGCGCCTATAAAAGTGAGCAAGGCAGACGGAAGGTCGTACGCTTGGGAATCTCGGCGGGCATCCTCTTTATTTCGGCCCAAATCTGCGCGCCCAGAGACATCTCCGAAAGCCTCGGCATTCAAGGCTTTCTCGAATCAGAAAACGACCGAATCACAGCCCATACAGTCCTGGTCGCAAATCCTAAAACCGTGCACGCCGTCTGCTACGTGTACAAACGGGACGATGTCTACCTGTACCAAGGAAAAGGAGAACTGACGTATGGACTCTCCTATCCGGATTCCGAACACCGCTATCTGGCAACCACGCCGGAATTGCAGGAACTTATCCAAAAACGCGGCGACCGGCGGGTCGCACTGGCTATCCGATCAAAACCCGGCGATCCCGATCGGGCCAAGCTACCCCCTCCCAATTTCGAGCGGCAATGGCGGAAAACCTGGTTTGCAGTCTATGAGCCCCTCACTACCGACACCCCGGAGAACTAA
- a CDS encoding glycosyltransferase family 9 protein — translation MKKRANILIIRLRSIGDIVLTLPAVHAVREHYPDARITYLTRSSNSALLEGFKEVDEILTLDQKAITDPLRALPELFRLIYRLRAGRFSLVVDLQGYGETAWFSWLTGAPKRWGSIYSRGRKWAYTQSIPRNTNLHPIERDLLLLRTCGIRMSEPENQFSIPEDAINQAKALFEKTQLDPEKPSLYIQPFTSNERKNWPFMNYIAVAEYWRDQGIQVLFGGGPNDAPNLELARERGFPAFSNTPLLVSAGLMHLSSLIIGGDTGMIHLAMAQNKRVLMLINGCSPGQANLYQHNEWVIQANDPESFKQLPVETVNVKCRELIFSAA, via the coding sequence ATGAAAAAGCGCGCCAATATTTTAATCATTCGTCTGCGGTCCATCGGAGATATCGTCCTTACCCTGCCCGCCGTTCATGCGGTGCGGGAACACTATCCCGACGCCCGCATCACCTACCTCACCCGCAGTTCGAATTCCGCCCTGCTCGAAGGATTTAAAGAGGTGGATGAGATTCTCACCCTCGATCAGAAAGCGATTACAGACCCGTTGCGGGCGCTACCGGAATTATTCCGGCTGATTTACCGCCTCCGTGCAGGAAGATTTTCATTGGTGGTCGATTTGCAGGGCTATGGGGAAACGGCCTGGTTCTCCTGGTTAACCGGTGCTCCGAAACGATGGGGCAGCATTTACAGCCGGGGCCGGAAATGGGCATACACCCAGAGCATTCCACGTAACACGAATCTGCATCCCATCGAGCGGGACCTTTTATTACTGCGAACCTGCGGGATCCGTATGTCGGAACCCGAAAACCAATTTTCCATTCCCGAAGATGCGATTAACCAGGCAAAGGCGTTGTTCGAAAAAACACAACTGGACCCTGAAAAACCCAGTTTGTATATCCAGCCCTTCACCAGCAACGAAAGAAAAAACTGGCCCTTCATGAACTATATAGCTGTCGCTGAATATTGGCGGGATCAGGGCATTCAAGTTCTATTCGGCGGTGGACCGAATGATGCCCCGAATCTGGAACTGGCCCGGGAAAGAGGCTTCCCTGCCTTCAGCAACACCCCCCTTTTGGTTTCCGCCGGTTTGATGCACCTTTCTTCGCTCATCATCGGAGGAGATACCGGAATGATTCACCTCGCCATGGCCCAAAATAAACGCGTATTGATGCTCATTAACGGTTGTTCTCCCGGACAGGCCAACCTGTATCAACATAACGAATGGGTCATCCAGGCCAACGATCCCGAAAGCTTTAAACAACTCCCTGTCGAAACCGTGAATGTTAAATGCCGGGAACTCATTTTCTCTGCCGCCTGA